From a single Candidatus Krumholzibacteriota bacterium genomic region:
- the folB gene encoding dihydroneopterin aldolase, producing MLDEKVVLKGITVFGYYGVSPTEREVGQKLQIDVEYSHDFTKACVSDSLEDTVNYERVYSKVMETVEKNRFNLLETLAESICNDILEDFPISRIRTEIRKLTLPFPNSLDHVAVIVEREKK from the coding sequence TTGCTAGATGAAAAGGTCGTTCTTAAAGGGATCACCGTCTTCGGATATTATGGAGTATCACCTACCGAGCGTGAGGTCGGCCAGAAATTACAGATCGATGTAGAGTATTCTCACGATTTTACAAAAGCTTGCGTAAGCGATTCTCTCGAAGATACGGTAAATTACGAGAGAGTCTATTCGAAAGTCATGGAAACAGTTGAAAAAAACAGGTTCAATCTGCTCGAGACTCTTGCCGAATCGATCTGCAATGATATTCTCGAAGATTTTCCGATAAGCAGGATCAGGACTGAAATCAGAAAACTCACTTTACCTTTTCCAAACAGCCTCGATCATGTCGCAGTCATCGTTGAACGAGAAAAGAAATAG
- a CDS encoding DUF4321 domain-containing protein has protein sequence MNKRRIGLVAMVFFLGVILGGVVGETIGLLLPEGNLIRDLFVSGKEIQIGPVYCNLIVMTFTFGFSIKVNLVSVLGIILMAFLLKWYC, from the coding sequence GTGAATAAAAGACGAATAGGCCTGGTCGCGATGGTGTTTTTCCTCGGTGTAATCCTCGGGGGCGTGGTAGGCGAGACAATCGGTCTTCTTCTCCCTGAAGGTAACCTGATCCGTGATCTTTTTGTCTCGGGCAAGGAGATCCAGATAGGACCTGTATATTGTAACCTTATAGTTATGACATTTACGTTCGGATTTTCCATTAAAGTCAATCTTGTCAGTGTCCTTGGTATCATACTGATGGCATTTCTGCTGAAATGGTATTGTTAG
- the groES gene encoding co-chaperone GroES produces the protein MKITPLADRVLVKPVDPVEVKKSGIIIPDTAKEKPQEGQIIAVGKGRMNENTGERIALEVKKGDKVLYGKYSGTEITVDDKEYLILRESDILAIV, from the coding sequence ATGAAAATTACGCCACTGGCCGACAGGGTCCTGGTAAAGCCTGTAGATCCTGTGGAAGTAAAGAAGAGCGGGATAATAATCCCCGATACTGCCAAGGAAAAACCCCAGGAGGGTCAGATCATCGCGGTAGGAAAGGGCCGGATGAACGAGAATACCGGGGAGAGGATCGCTCTTGAAGTCAAAAAAGGCGACAAGGTCCTCTACGGAAAATATTCCGGTACCGAGATCACAGTCGATGACAAGGAATACCTTATATTAAGAGAAAGCGATATTCTTGCTATCGTTTAG
- a CDS encoding aminotransferase class I/II-fold pyridoxal phosphate-dependent enzyme, translated as MQSKRLGELPPYLFVEMDRSKAAMVKSGRSVLDLGIGDPDLGASRPLKDALVSALDNARYDRYPSDRGLPLLVEAIKEWAKREHGTALSDDEILVTIGSKEAIAHLPLAVTDPGDVILIPDPGYPVYNSSAVFAGAEPYRMPLLDSNRFWPDLGKVDKKVLSRARLAIFNYPNNPTSASATEDMFLGALKVISENDIIMVNDAAYSEIVFDREPSALFPLAKREGASYIEFFSFSKTLSITGWRVGFAVGSPEVVSALARLKANIDSGVFSALQEAVASVLNGPYKKVRSGIIDEYRERRDLLATSLRQAGFDFRIPDATFYFWIPIPGGGSSIDFCGHLLEETGIVATPGVGFGMYGEGYFRLSLTAPTATIREAGKKFIEFTKK; from the coding sequence ATGCAATCAAAGAGGCTCGGTGAACTTCCTCCATACCTGTTTGTCGAAATGGACAGAAGCAAGGCCGCGATGGTCAAAAGCGGCCGCAGCGTGCTGGATCTGGGCATCGGGGATCCCGATCTGGGAGCTTCCAGACCACTGAAAGACGCTCTAGTTAGCGCTCTTGACAACGCAAGATACGACAGGTATCCCTCGGACCGTGGACTTCCACTTCTTGTAGAGGCCATAAAGGAATGGGCAAAAAGAGAACATGGCACCGCGCTCTCGGATGACGAGATCCTGGTCACTATCGGCAGCAAGGAAGCGATAGCCCACCTTCCACTTGCCGTCACGGATCCGGGCGATGTAATACTCATACCCGACCCGGGATATCCCGTTTACAATTCGTCAGCGGTATTTGCCGGAGCTGAACCGTACAGGATGCCACTGCTTGATTCGAACCGGTTCTGGCCTGATCTCGGCAAGGTAGATAAGAAGGTCCTCAGCCGGGCGCGGCTCGCGATATTCAATTATCCGAATAATCCGACTTCCGCTTCCGCCACGGAGGATATGTTCCTTGGCGCGCTGAAGGTCATTTCTGAAAACGATATAATAATGGTCAACGACGCCGCATACAGTGAAATAGTATTCGATCGGGAACCTTCAGCGCTTTTTCCCTTAGCAAAGCGGGAGGGCGCTTCCTATATCGAGTTCTTCTCCTTTTCAAAGACTTTGTCGATTACTGGATGGAGAGTCGGATTTGCCGTCGGTTCTCCCGAAGTTGTATCGGCTCTGGCAAGACTCAAAGCCAACATCGATTCGGGAGTCTTCAGCGCTCTTCAGGAAGCGGTAGCTTCCGTGTTGAACGGTCCGTATAAAAAGGTCAGATCGGGGATCATCGATGAATACAGGGAAAGAAGAGACCTGCTTGCCACAAGCCTGAGGCAGGCCGGGTTCGATTTCAGGATCCCGGACGCGACATTCTATTTCTGGATCCCCATCCCCGGGGGAGGCAGTTCGATTGATTTCTGTGGACACCTGTTGGAAGAGACCGGTATAGTAGCCACTCCCGGCGTCGGATTCGGAATGTATGGAGAAGGATATTTCAGGCTTTCCCTGACAGCTCCGACCGCGACGATAAGGGAAGCCGGTAAGAAATTTATTGAATTCACAAAAAAATAA
- a CDS encoding HIT domain-containing protein → MDSIYAPWRSRYFTMEKQDGCLLCDIQKEKDDAKAGILKRGKNWFVLINLFPYTSGHIMVVACRHIGKVSDITEEEGKDLVAFLSLGEKAINAVYRPDAMNIGVNLGSSAGAGIVGHLHFHLVPRWNGDTNFMTAISGTRVVSEDPEESFKKLISFFSETDLDWS, encoded by the coding sequence ATGGATAGTATCTACGCTCCCTGGAGGAGCAGGTATTTTACGATGGAAAAACAGGATGGATGTCTCCTTTGCGATATTCAGAAAGAGAAGGACGACGCGAAGGCCGGGATATTGAAAAGGGGAAAAAACTGGTTCGTATTGATCAATCTTTTTCCATATACAAGCGGTCATATAATGGTAGTCGCGTGCCGGCACATTGGAAAGGTCTCCGATATTACCGAAGAAGAGGGCAAGGATCTTGTCGCTTTTCTTTCTCTCGGCGAAAAGGCGATAAATGCGGTGTACAGGCCCGACGCGATGAATATAGGCGTGAATCTCGGCTCATCGGCCGGCGCCGGCATCGTTGGACATCTTCATTTTCACCTTGTTCCGAGATGGAATGGAGATACGAATTTCATGACGGCAATATCCGGTACTAGAGTAGTCTCTGAAGATCCAGAGGAAAGTTTTAAAAAACTCATTTCTTTCTTTTCGGAAACGGATCTCGACTGGTCCTGA
- a CDS encoding type III pantothenate kinase: MKRILVFDRGNNSLKAALFISGAIAERWNCSPGHDQDVIDGIIEESVPDAVAFSSVVPGWDRSLFSCSRRSGCDDILKVGIESELPFRVLTDEGSSIGTDRICAAAGVVEEGSSEAVIIDAGTAVTVDLLSREGFKGGAIFPGLALLLSSLHTGTAALPLLSTGGDFSPPPGKSTTGAIMAGVHFGFIGAVKELVARTIASHGGDIDIFLTGGSAGLLKEYLPAETREAPDLVLKGLHLIYLSTRER, from the coding sequence ATGAAAAGAATACTCGTTTTCGACAGGGGTAATAACAGCCTAAAAGCAGCTCTTTTCATCTCGGGAGCGATCGCGGAAAGATGGAACTGTTCCCCCGGGCATGATCAGGACGTGATCGATGGGATCATCGAGGAATCGGTCCCGGATGCTGTAGCGTTTTCAAGCGTCGTTCCCGGTTGGGACAGGTCTCTCTTTTCCTGTTCCAGACGCAGTGGCTGCGATGATATTCTCAAGGTGGGGATCGAAAGTGAATTGCCATTCAGGGTACTGACCGACGAGGGTTCGTCGATCGGTACTGACAGGATCTGCGCTGCTGCCGGCGTGGTGGAGGAGGGATCCTCCGAGGCTGTCATAATCGATGCAGGTACTGCGGTGACCGTGGACCTGCTTTCCCGGGAAGGATTCAAGGGAGGGGCAATCTTCCCCGGGCTTGCTCTGCTGCTTTCTTCTCTTCATACCGGTACAGCTGCTCTTCCCCTGCTCTCTACGGGTGGTGATTTTTCTCCTCCACCGGGGAAATCAACCACCGGGGCGATAATGGCGGGGGTACACTTCGGGTTCATAGGGGCTGTAAAGGAGCTAGTCGCGAGGACTATTGCTTCCCACGGTGGGGATATCGATATTTTTCTGACCGGCGGAAGCGCCGGACTGCTGAAAGAATATCTGCCGGCAGAAACGAGAGAAGCCCCCGACCTGGTCCTGAAGGGCCTTCACCTGATATATCTTTCCACAAGGGAGAGATGA
- a CDS encoding NTP transferase domain-containing protein codes for MKNDRDIAAVILAAGQGTRMNSDLAKVLHKVAGKSMIRHVIDAVSSLSPERLIVVVGHQAEAVKEESRGGKVRFALQSERLGTGHAVLQAQPLLDDFSGTVMVLTGDTPMLRGSTLRALLEHHIGEKASATVLSAVFDEAGGYGRIVKDEKDQFLKIVEDRDASEEEKAIREINSGIFCFQSEDLFPALRRVGRGNKQKEYYLTDVIGILREDGKKTAVFLCGDGVEVRGINDIEQLKEAERLMIKDG; via the coding sequence ATGAAGAATGACAGAGATATCGCGGCGGTAATCCTTGCCGCGGGCCAGGGGACAAGAATGAATTCCGACCTGGCCAAGGTGCTGCACAAGGTCGCGGGAAAGAGCATGATAAGACATGTCATCGATGCTGTCAGTTCTCTTTCGCCTGAAAGACTGATCGTCGTGGTGGGGCATCAGGCTGAAGCGGTAAAAGAAGAATCCCGGGGCGGGAAAGTCAGGTTCGCGCTGCAATCGGAACGTCTTGGGACCGGCCACGCCGTCCTGCAGGCTCAGCCGCTGCTTGATGATTTTTCAGGTACTGTGATGGTACTGACCGGGGATACGCCGATGCTGAGAGGCAGTACGCTTCGGGCTCTTCTTGAGCATCATATCGGGGAAAAAGCGTCGGCTACCGTCCTGTCGGCCGTCTTCGACGAGGCTGGCGGATATGGCAGAATAGTAAAGGATGAGAAGGACCAATTCCTGAAGATCGTCGAGGACAGAGACGCGTCAGAAGAGGAAAAGGCTATCAGGGAGATAAACAGCGGGATTTTCTGTTTTCAGTCGGAAGACCTCTTCCCAGCTCTGAGGAGGGTGGGAAGGGGAAATAAACAGAAAGAATATTATCTTACCGACGTGATAGGGATCCTTAGGGAGGATGGAAAGAAGACAGCAGTGTTTCTCTGTGGTGACGGCGTAGAAGTCAGAGGGATCAATGATATCGAGCAGTTGAAGGAAGCGGAGAGGTTGATGATAAAAGATGGATAG
- the panB gene encoding 3-methyl-2-oxobutanoate hydroxymethyltransferase — MIKKVTKSTIMKMKKTGDKIAAITSYDFLTTRLIDETGIDLILVGDSLGMVIMGYENTIPVTMEEIIHHLKAVSRARPKALVVGDLPFMSYQASVEDAVRNAGRLVKEGGAESVKLEGGERYVQVIEAIVNASIPVVGHLGLTPQSLHQMGGYRIQGRDNESAEKMVREAKALENAGCFAIVLEGIPWTLAGQITASVSIPTIGIGAGAHCDGQVLVLNDMLGIHEKPLPKFVKVYDQLGERIKKAVSAYVTEVKDGSFPTIEHSYSGKKKNSEE; from the coding sequence GTGATAAAAAAAGTCACAAAAAGCACTATTATGAAAATGAAGAAGACCGGTGACAAGATCGCCGCGATTACATCGTATGATTTTCTGACGACGAGACTGATAGATGAGACGGGAATAGATCTTATCCTCGTTGGCGATTCACTTGGAATGGTCATCATGGGGTATGAGAACACGATTCCGGTGACAATGGAGGAGATCATTCATCATCTCAAGGCGGTATCGAGAGCCAGGCCGAAAGCTCTCGTAGTGGGTGATCTTCCCTTTATGTCCTATCAGGCGAGCGTGGAAGATGCTGTCAGAAACGCCGGGCGGCTCGTAAAGGAGGGAGGCGCGGAAAGTGTCAAGCTTGAAGGGGGCGAGAGATATGTCCAGGTCATTGAAGCGATAGTGAACGCGTCTATCCCGGTCGTAGGGCATCTTGGACTTACTCCGCAGTCTCTTCATCAGATGGGTGGTTACAGGATACAGGGCCGTGACAACGAATCGGCGGAAAAGATGGTCAGGGAAGCAAAAGCCCTTGAGAACGCCGGTTGTTTCGCTATCGTTCTCGAAGGTATTCCGTGGACTCTCGCCGGGCAGATAACAGCCAGTGTATCGATACCCACCATAGGGATCGGAGCGGGAGCGCATTGTGACGGACAGGTGCTGGTCCTGAACGATATGCTCGGTATCCATGAAAAACCCCTGCCAAAATTCGTCAAGGTGTACGATCAGCTCGGCGAAAGGATAAAAAAAGCTGTTTCAGCATATGTAACGGAAGTCAAGGATGGCAGTTTTCCGACTATAGAGCATAGTTATTCCGGGAAAAAAAAGAATTCTGAAGAGTGA
- the groL gene encoding chaperonin GroEL (60 kDa chaperone family; promotes refolding of misfolded polypeptides especially under stressful conditions; forms two stacked rings of heptamers to form a barrel-shaped 14mer; ends can be capped by GroES; misfolded proteins enter the barrel where they are refolded when GroES binds) gives MAKQLKFDVDARDRLKAGVDTLANAVKVTLGPRGRNVILDKKFGSPTITNDGVTIAKEIELQDPWENMGAQMVKEVATKTQDVAGDGTTTATILAQAIITEGLKNVTAGTNPMYIKKGIQKAVDAAVDFIKKQSKQVRKREEISSVATISSNNDTEIGELIAEAMEKVGKDGVITVEEAKGMDTALEVVEGMQFDRGYLSPYFVTDAERMEAIIESGYILIYDKKISAMKDLLPILEKVAQLNRPLLIIAEDIEGEALATLVVNKLRGTLQIAAVKAPGFGDRRKAMLEDIAVLTGGKVISEDAGFKLENATVADLGQAKKISIDKDNTTIIEGAGKVAKVKERINQIKVQIEDTSSDYDREKLQERLAKLAGGVAVIKVGAATEIEMKEKKARVEDALAATRAAVEEGIVPGGGITLLHAASAIEKLKLEAEEKIGADIVAKALHEPVRMIAINAGKEGSVIVEQIKNSKPGIGYNAATGIFSNMVEDGIVDPTKVTRSSLQNAASIAALLLTTEVTICDIPEKDRGSDMGGAGMGGMGGMGGMM, from the coding sequence ATGGCAAAGCAGCTTAAATTTGATGTCGATGCCAGGGATCGCCTGAAAGCGGGCGTTGATACTCTGGCAAACGCGGTCAAGGTGACCCTCGGTCCGAGGGGCCGCAACGTGATCCTTGACAAGAAATTCGGTTCGCCTACGATCACCAATGATGGTGTCACGATCGCCAAGGAGATCGAACTTCAGGACCCATGGGAGAACATGGGTGCTCAGATGGTCAAGGAAGTAGCGACAAAGACCCAGGATGTCGCCGGTGACGGGACCACTACCGCGACGATCCTCGCTCAGGCGATAATCACCGAAGGCCTGAAGAATGTCACAGCCGGAACGAATCCGATGTATATAAAGAAGGGGATCCAGAAGGCTGTCGACGCCGCGGTGGATTTTATAAAAAAACAATCGAAGCAGGTCCGCAAGCGCGAAGAGATATCTTCAGTCGCCACTATTTCCTCAAACAATGACACCGAGATCGGCGAACTCATCGCTGAAGCGATGGAGAAGGTCGGCAAGGATGGCGTCATAACAGTAGAGGAAGCCAAGGGGATGGACACCGCGCTTGAAGTCGTGGAAGGTATGCAGTTCGACAGGGGATATCTCAGTCCCTACTTCGTTACCGACGCGGAACGGATGGAAGCTATCATAGAAAGCGGATATATTCTTATATACGACAAGAAGATATCGGCCATGAAAGATCTCCTTCCGATCCTCGAAAAGGTAGCGCAGCTTAACCGGCCTCTTTTGATAATCGCCGAGGATATAGAGGGCGAAGCACTTGCCACGCTGGTAGTCAACAAGTTGCGCGGGACCCTTCAGATAGCGGCCGTAAAGGCGCCTGGGTTCGGAGACCGCAGGAAAGCGATGCTCGAGGATATAGCGGTCCTCACGGGCGGGAAAGTGATCAGCGAGGATGCAGGATTCAAGCTTGAGAACGCCACTGTGGCCGATCTTGGCCAGGCGAAAAAGATATCGATCGACAAGGATAACACGACGATCATCGAGGGAGCCGGCAAGGTAGCGAAGGTCAAGGAACGTATCAATCAGATAAAGGTCCAGATCGAAGATACCTCGTCCGATTATGACCGTGAGAAACTGCAGGAACGCCTCGCGAAACTGGCGGGCGGTGTCGCGGTCATCAAGGTCGGAGCGGCGACCGAGATCGAGATGAAAGAGAAGAAAGCTCGTGTCGAAGACGCTCTCGCGGCGACAAGGGCCGCCGTTGAGGAAGGAATAGTCCCAGGAGGCGGAATAACACTTCTTCATGCCGCGTCAGCGATAGAAAAGCTCAAGCTCGAAGCCGAGGAAAAGATCGGTGCCGATATAGTCGCGAAAGCTCTTCACGAACCGGTAAGAATGATAGCGATCAATGCCGGCAAGGAAGGTTCGGTCATCGTTGAGCAGATCAAGAACTCCAAGCCGGGGATCGGTTACAATGCCGCTACCGGTATTTTCAGCAATATGGTCGAAGACGGTATCGTCGATCCGACCAAGGTGACGCGTTCTTCCCTTCAGAATGCCGCCAGTATCGCGGCCCTGCTTCTTACTACCGAAGTCACGATCTGTGACATTCCGGAAAAGGACAGAGGCTCTGATATGGGAGGAGCCGGCATGGGTGGAATGGGTGGTATGGGTGGAATGATGTAG
- a CDS encoding twin-arginine translocase TatA/TatE family subunit — protein sequence MSLLSIFSGYRPEFLLIGPLGWSELLIILVIVLIFFGPRRLPEVAEAIGKSLQKFKKASRDVKNEIESEKMKISEDDDKKG from the coding sequence ATGTCTCTGCTGTCGATATTTTCCGGATACAGACCGGAGTTTCTTCTGATAGGACCGCTCGGGTGGTCTGAACTTCTCATTATTCTGGTGATCGTCCTGATCTTTTTCGGTCCCAGGAGGCTGCCTGAAGTCGCCGAGGCGATAGGAAAATCGCTTCAGAAGTTTAAAAAAGCTTCCCGCGACGTCAAGAATGAGATCGAATCGGAAAAGATGAAGATATCTGAAGATGACGACAAAAAAGGGTAG
- the folK gene encoding 2-amino-4-hydroxy-6-hydroxymethyldihydropteridine diphosphokinase, with protein MNEKRNRSGLADVIVSLGSNLGDREWNVIRGNRCLGGYDGIEPLLFSSLYESKPEGEGFSGDFVNAVSLVRTAHPPGRFLDICQEVEIRSGRVRSSVTRDRTLDIDIILFGGLEIDSDRLRVPHPLFKKRTFVLRPLLEIVPGLHLPPFMTSVAEALEALGDSIETRKISSRAII; from the coding sequence TTGAACGAGAAAAGAAATAGAAGCGGCCTCGCCGACGTAATCGTATCCCTCGGATCCAATCTTGGAGATCGGGAATGGAACGTGATCCGCGGCAACAGATGTCTCGGCGGCTATGATGGGATCGAACCCCTCCTTTTCAGTTCACTGTATGAGAGCAAGCCGGAAGGAGAAGGTTTCTCCGGCGACTTCGTAAATGCCGTCTCTCTTGTAAGGACTGCCCATCCTCCCGGCCGGTTTCTTGATATATGCCAGGAGGTGGAGATCCGCTCAGGCCGCGTACGCTCCTCCGTGACAAGGGACAGGACTCTCGATATAGATATCATCCTTTTTGGAGGACTTGAGATCGATAGCGACCGGTTGAGGGTCCCGCATCCCTTGTTCAAAAAAAGGACTTTTGTTCTCAGGCCTCTCCTTGAGATCGTTCCAGGGCTCCATCTTCCGCCCTTTATGACTTCCGTGGCCGAAGCCCTTGAGGCTCTCGGGGACTCGATTGAGACTCGAAAGATATCATCCAGGGCGATTATCTAA
- a CDS encoding pantoate--beta-alanine ligase: protein MKKFKSASEIRKAIVEIRKTGKKIGFVPTMGALHEGHISLVKMAGSVSDMVVSSIFVNPVQFGEGEDFEKYPRDEGRDCEILRENGCDLVFIPDASDLFSGSRRIGISIDGLADNLCGYSRPGHFEGVLLIVAKLFNILTPDFAFFGQKDAQQALIIQRMAADLDFPVRIMIGPTVREEDGLALSSRNIYLSMADRQRATGMIIGLREAFSRARGGERDSSVLKDIVTGRMKDSGFEIDYVEIVDAESLRPVGKTDGTVLMAAAGHLSGTRLIDNIVFRISADRVEEVLPEFHRWSRYEE, encoded by the coding sequence ATGAAAAAGTTTAAATCAGCTTCCGAGATCCGCAAGGCAATCGTTGAAATCAGAAAAACAGGGAAGAAGATCGGTTTTGTTCCGACAATGGGGGCTCTTCATGAAGGGCATATCAGCCTGGTGAAGATGGCAGGAAGTGTCTCTGACATGGTAGTCAGTTCGATTTTCGTTAATCCCGTACAGTTCGGTGAGGGCGAGGATTTTGAAAAATATCCGAGAGATGAGGGCCGCGACTGTGAGATCCTGCGCGAAAACGGGTGCGATCTTGTATTTATTCCCGATGCCTCCGATCTGTTTTCCGGATCCAGGAGGATCGGGATATCGATCGACGGACTGGCCGATAACCTCTGCGGGTATTCAAGACCGGGGCATTTCGAAGGTGTCCTGCTGATCGTAGCCAAGCTTTTTAACATTCTTACTCCCGATTTTGCCTTTTTCGGTCAGAAAGACGCTCAACAAGCGCTCATAATACAGAGGATGGCCGCTGATCTGGATTTCCCAGTGAGGATAATGATCGGTCCGACAGTAAGGGAAGAAGACGGGCTCGCCCTGAGTTCAAGGAATATCTATCTGTCGATGGCTGACCGCCAGCGCGCGACAGGGATGATAATTGGATTGAGAGAAGCTTTTTCCAGAGCGCGCGGTGGAGAGAGAGATTCCAGCGTCTTGAAGGATATAGTGACTGGCAGAATGAAAGATTCAGGTTTTGAGATCGACTACGTCGAAATTGTCGATGCAGAGTCCCTTCGACCTGTGGGAAAGACCGATGGAACGGTTCTCATGGCAGCCGCTGGACATCTTTCAGGCACGAGGTTGATAGACAATATTGTCTTTCGGATATCGGCCGATCGCGTTGAGGAAGTACTTCCGGAATTTCACCGTTGGAGCAGATATGAAGAATGA
- a CDS encoding deoxynucleoside kinase, protein MDDFREKLLLSGIRYISIEGNVGAGKTTLARLIAGETDARLFLEDVDDNPFIEKFYQDMQGYAFQAQIFFLLNRYRQQVEIAQQDLFADLMIADYLFAKDTIYAHAVLGDDELVLYNRLHSMLEPRIVNPDLVIYLQADPEVLVHRIKKRGRGFEKGINEDYLAGLNDAFNHFFFHYDDTPLLIINTDAIDFTKHREQLEDIFTRITEKSEGTRYYFPSWEGDQS, encoded by the coding sequence ATGGATGATTTCAGGGAAAAACTGCTGCTCAGCGGCATCAGGTATATTTCAATCGAGGGAAATGTCGGGGCTGGCAAGACGACTCTGGCCAGGTTGATAGCAGGCGAGACAGATGCCAGGCTTTTTCTTGAGGACGTCGACGACAATCCTTTCATAGAAAAATTCTACCAGGATATGCAGGGGTACGCCTTTCAGGCCCAGATATTCTTTCTGTTGAACAGGTACAGGCAACAGGTCGAGATCGCTCAGCAGGATCTCTTTGCCGATCTTATGATAGCCGATTACCTTTTCGCCAAGGATACGATCTACGCGCACGCTGTACTCGGAGATGATGAACTGGTCCTTTATAACAGGCTTCATTCGATGCTGGAACCGAGGATCGTAAACCCCGATCTCGTCATCTACCTGCAGGCCGATCCTGAAGTGCTGGTTCACAGAATAAAGAAAAGGGGGAGGGGGTTCGAAAAGGGAATCAACGAGGATTATCTGGCCGGACTTAACGATGCCTTCAATCATTTTTTCTTTCATTATGACGACACACCTCTGCTGATCATCAATACAGACGCCATCGATTTCACGAAACACAGGGAACAGCTGGAAGATATATTTACCAGGATCACTGAGAAATCGGAAGGGACACGCTACTATTTCCCTTCGTGGGAAGGGGACCAGTCGTGA
- a CDS encoding LytR C-terminal domain-containing protein, whose translation MARRKKAAWRKVISAKSAGIAAVFVVMGISLSVRWSGAGKHLTGIEEPFEMEVLNGTGEPGLARMITRQLRMAGVDVVLEGNASRFDFKESLLIDNRNNPALMKKLARRFGCRRVLKQQRNYSEVDVTLIIGWDRDRLKIGEER comes from the coding sequence GTGGCAAGGAGAAAAAAGGCAGCCTGGCGAAAAGTGATATCCGCTAAATCTGCCGGAATAGCGGCGGTTTTTGTTGTAATGGGTATTTCTCTTTCTGTAAGATGGTCCGGTGCCGGGAAACATCTGACGGGGATCGAAGAACCTTTTGAGATGGAGGTCCTCAACGGCACGGGAGAACCCGGGCTTGCCAGGATGATAACCAGGCAGCTCAGGATGGCGGGGGTCGATGTCGTGCTGGAAGGGAACGCGTCCCGCTTCGATTTCAAGGAATCGTTGCTGATAGACAATAGAAACAATCCGGCCCTCATGAAAAAGCTCGCCAGGCGATTCGGCTGCAGAAGAGTCTTAAAACAGCAGAGAAATTATTCCGAAGTAGATGTGACTCTGATAATAGGATGGGACAGGGATAGATTGAAGATCGGAGAAGAGAGATGA